GAACTGTCACAACAAAGGAGCTAGTAGAAGAATTCGGTACAACTCAAAGAACAATTCAACGAGACCTTCACGTACTAGCATTCAACAATTTAGTACGCAGTCCTAGTCGAGGTAAATGGACAACAACAAAAAAGAGAGTTAAAATTTCTTAGCCAACTAATTTAAAATATAGGAAATGGTATACACGTACAATGTAATGAAGTTCCAGTTACATCTAATTCTAATAATCTCAAATA
This window of the Bacillus sp. SM2101 genome carries:
- a CDS encoding DeoR family transcriptional regulator; the protein is MKPTTDRMLTRIKSVYMFINEKGTVTTKELVEEFGTTQRTIQRDLHVLAFNNLVRSPSRGKWTTTKKRVKIS